The Solanum lycopersicum chromosome 6, SLM_r2.1 genome has a window encoding:
- the WRKY72B gene encoding WRKY transcription factor 72b isoform X1, with amino-acid sequence MENKNKAEYYSPDDEDRDIDNQENIIHQGGAVNVMVKRERSPPEHNSMASSSTHKEQDDQLASAKDEMREVMEENQRLRMHLDRMMKEYRNLQNQFHDIVQKETDQKSSSTTVNTSTTHHDHESDQEADQLVSLSLGRTTSDMKKDDLSKILKKDKVHDDEGVSNNNKSLDLGLDCKFETTPTECSPVNYSPENSLDDIQANKDENEETSNKNLKTMRNNGDGDDVSQQNPTKRARVSVRVRCDAPTMNDGCQWRKYGQKIAKGNPCPRAYYRCTVAPNCPVRKQVQRCAEDMSILITTYEGTHNHTLPLSATAMASTTSAAASMLLSGSSNSSDPNPQVTATTTTTPTTTTSANINGLNFYLSDTSKHHKSPYYFPNSSISASAPNSLPTITLDLTSTSSSSPSSLSHLNRMTQNFPPRYNYNNNNSTTNLNFSSVLESNSLPISWTNNYPNQTYNKNNQNFGPLTFSSRSSQDNIFQSYLQKNTTQSSLPPDTIAAATKAITSDPNFHSALAAALTSIIGNSPIENKSVHNLNVTEPFPILSSLPSSSNPNKCSSSFLNKPTSSASANNNNNSNSNSNSTQQPGNNSMVFFGQSSSSLPFSTSNKGKSTSPGDSKFD; translated from the exons ATGGAGAACAAGAACAAAGCTGAATATTATAGTCCTGATGATGAAGATCGCGATATcgataatcaagaaaatattatccatcag GGAGGTGCTGTTAATGTTATGGTAAAGAGAGAAAGATCCCCACCAGAACACAACTCAATGGCTTCTTCATCTACTCACAAAGAACAG GACGATCAGCTAGCATCAGCCAAAGATGAAATGCGAGAAGTAATGGAAGAAAATCAGAGGCTTCGAATGCACTTAGATCGAATGATGAAGGAATATCGAAATCTCCAGAACCAATTTCACGATATCGTTCAAAAAGAAACTGATCAAAAATCAAGCAGTACTACTGTCAACACTAGTACAACACATCATGATCATGAATCTGATCAAGAAGCTGATCAACTTGTGTCCCTCAGCTTAGGAAGAACTACTAGCGATATGAAGAAAGATGATTTATCTAAAATCTTAAAGAAAGATAAAGTTCATGACGATGAAGGagttagtaataataataaaagccTTGATTTAGGATTGGATTGCAAGTTCGAAACAACGCCAACTGAATGTTCACCAGTGAATTATAGTCCGGAGAATAGCTTAGATGATATTCAAGCTAATAAGGATGAAAATGAAGAGACGTCGAATAAAAATCTCAAGACGATGAGAAATAATGGAGATGGAGATGATGTTTCGCAACAAAACCCTACTAAAAGAGCTAGGGTTTCTGTTAGAGTCAGATGTGATGCCCCTACG ATGAATGATGGATGCCAATGGAGAAAATATGGTCAAAAAATAGCAAAAGGAAATCCATGCCCTAGAGCTTACTATCGTTGCACCGTAGCACCAAATTGCCCAGTTAGAAAGCAG GTTCAAAGATGTGCCGAAGACATGTCAATATTGATCACCACATATGAAGGAACACACAACCATACCCTTCCTCTTTCAGCCACCGCAATGGCTTCTACCACCTCAGCGGCCGCTAGCATGCTGTTATCCGGTTCATCTAATTCATCAGACCCAAACCCACAAGTAACTGCCACCACCACCACTACCCCTACTACCACTACTTCTGCCAATATCAACGGACTCAACTTCTATCTCTCTGATACCTCAAAACATCATAAATCGCCATATTACTTTCCTAATTCATCCATCTCAGCATCCGCACCTAATTCCCTCCCTACAATTACACTCGATTTGACTTCCACCTCGTCCTCGTCCCCGTCCTCCTTATCTCATCTAAACAGAATGACTCAGAATTTTCCTCCTAGATAtaattacaataacaataattcCACCACAAACCTCAATTTTAGCTCAGTACTTGAATCCAATTCCCTTCCCATTTCTTGGACCAATAATTATCCAAATCAAacctataacaaaaataaccaaaatttTGGTCCACTTACATTTTCATCAAGATCAAGTCAAGATAACATTTTCCAATCATATTTACAGAAAAATACTACACAATCTTCTTTACCACCAGACACAATTGCAGCTGCAACCAAAGCAATAACATCAGACCCAAATTTTCATTCCGCATTAGCTGCAGCTCTTACATCGATCATTGGAAATTCTCCAATTGAAAACAAATCCGTCCATAATTTAAATGTTACTGAGCCATTTCCAATTTTATCCAGTCTCCCTTCAAGCTCAAATCCGAATAAATGTTCGTcaagttttttaaataaaccAACCTCTTCTGCTTCCgcgaataataataataatagtaatagtaatagtaatagtacaCAGCAGCCTGGGAATAATAGCATGGTGTTTTTCGGGCAATCTTCTTCTTCGTTACCATTTTCGACGTCTAATAAGGGTAAATCTACCTCTCCTGGTGATAGTAAGtttgattga
- the WRKY72B gene encoding WRKY transcription factor 72b, which translates to MENKNKAEYYSPDDEDRDIDNQENIIHQFGKGRKEREDDKSKPSSPHHKDYMNIDNIEGGAVNVMVKRERSPPEHNSMASSSTHKEQDDQLASAKDEMREVMEENQRLRMHLDRMMKEYRNLQNQFHDIVQKETDQKSSSTTVNTSTTHHDHESDQEADQLVSLSLGRTTSDMKKDDLSKILKKDKVHDDEGVSNNNKSLDLGLDCKFETTPTECSPVNYSPENSLDDIQANKDENEETSNKNLKTMRNNGDGDDVSQQNPTKRARVSVRVRCDAPTMNDGCQWRKYGQKIAKGNPCPRAYYRCTVAPNCPVRKQVQRCAEDMSILITTYEGTHNHTLPLSATAMASTTSAAASMLLSGSSNSSDPNPQVTATTTTTPTTTTSANINGLNFYLSDTSKHHKSPYYFPNSSISASAPNSLPTITLDLTSTSSSSPSSLSHLNRMTQNFPPRYNYNNNNSTTNLNFSSVLESNSLPISWTNNYPNQTYNKNNQNFGPLTFSSRSSQDNIFQSYLQKNTTQSSLPPDTIAAATKAITSDPNFHSALAAALTSIIGNSPIENKSVHNLNVTEPFPILSSLPSSSNPNKCSSSFLNKPTSSASANNNNNSNSNSNSTQQPGNNSMVFFGQSSSSLPFSTSNKGKSTSPGDSKFD; encoded by the exons ATGGAGAACAAGAACAAAGCTGAATATTATAGTCCTGATGATGAAGATCGCGATATcgataatcaagaaaatattatccatcag TTTGGAAAGGGAAGAAAAGAGCGTGAGGATGATAAATCAAAGCCATCCTCCCCTCACCACAAGGATTACATGAACATTGACAATATAGAg GGAGGTGCTGTTAATGTTATGGTAAAGAGAGAAAGATCCCCACCAGAACACAACTCAATGGCTTCTTCATCTACTCACAAAGAACAG GACGATCAGCTAGCATCAGCCAAAGATGAAATGCGAGAAGTAATGGAAGAAAATCAGAGGCTTCGAATGCACTTAGATCGAATGATGAAGGAATATCGAAATCTCCAGAACCAATTTCACGATATCGTTCAAAAAGAAACTGATCAAAAATCAAGCAGTACTACTGTCAACACTAGTACAACACATCATGATCATGAATCTGATCAAGAAGCTGATCAACTTGTGTCCCTCAGCTTAGGAAGAACTACTAGCGATATGAAGAAAGATGATTTATCTAAAATCTTAAAGAAAGATAAAGTTCATGACGATGAAGGagttagtaataataataaaagccTTGATTTAGGATTGGATTGCAAGTTCGAAACAACGCCAACTGAATGTTCACCAGTGAATTATAGTCCGGAGAATAGCTTAGATGATATTCAAGCTAATAAGGATGAAAATGAAGAGACGTCGAATAAAAATCTCAAGACGATGAGAAATAATGGAGATGGAGATGATGTTTCGCAACAAAACCCTACTAAAAGAGCTAGGGTTTCTGTTAGAGTCAGATGTGATGCCCCTACG ATGAATGATGGATGCCAATGGAGAAAATATGGTCAAAAAATAGCAAAAGGAAATCCATGCCCTAGAGCTTACTATCGTTGCACCGTAGCACCAAATTGCCCAGTTAGAAAGCAG GTTCAAAGATGTGCCGAAGACATGTCAATATTGATCACCACATATGAAGGAACACACAACCATACCCTTCCTCTTTCAGCCACCGCAATGGCTTCTACCACCTCAGCGGCCGCTAGCATGCTGTTATCCGGTTCATCTAATTCATCAGACCCAAACCCACAAGTAACTGCCACCACCACCACTACCCCTACTACCACTACTTCTGCCAATATCAACGGACTCAACTTCTATCTCTCTGATACCTCAAAACATCATAAATCGCCATATTACTTTCCTAATTCATCCATCTCAGCATCCGCACCTAATTCCCTCCCTACAATTACACTCGATTTGACTTCCACCTCGTCCTCGTCCCCGTCCTCCTTATCTCATCTAAACAGAATGACTCAGAATTTTCCTCCTAGATAtaattacaataacaataattcCACCACAAACCTCAATTTTAGCTCAGTACTTGAATCCAATTCCCTTCCCATTTCTTGGACCAATAATTATCCAAATCAAacctataacaaaaataaccaaaatttTGGTCCACTTACATTTTCATCAAGATCAAGTCAAGATAACATTTTCCAATCATATTTACAGAAAAATACTACACAATCTTCTTTACCACCAGACACAATTGCAGCTGCAACCAAAGCAATAACATCAGACCCAAATTTTCATTCCGCATTAGCTGCAGCTCTTACATCGATCATTGGAAATTCTCCAATTGAAAACAAATCCGTCCATAATTTAAATGTTACTGAGCCATTTCCAATTTTATCCAGTCTCCCTTCAAGCTCAAATCCGAATAAATGTTCGTcaagttttttaaataaaccAACCTCTTCTGCTTCCgcgaataataataataatagtaatagtaatagtaatagtacaCAGCAGCCTGGGAATAATAGCATGGTGTTTTTCGGGCAATCTTCTTCTTCGTTACCATTTTCGACGTCTAATAAGGGTAAATCTACCTCTCCTGGTGATAGTAAGtttgattga